GAGTTAAGGTTTAAGGGTAACATAATGAATCTGTTTAAGTTTGTTAGCAGAGGTTATCGGAAAGAAAAAGCCATAGCGTAGAGGTAAAACAGCTAATAAACCGAAAGAAGAAACTTATAAAAATTATTCAACAGAGCAGCGGATAGTATACCTATATCATACAGATAGTATGCCTGTATCATGCGGGTAGTATGCCCGCATCATACGGATAGCATGCCCATATCATGGTGATAATATGCCCATACGATATGGATAGTATTGGTGTACGATACGGGCGGCATGGGGGCAGATAGGGGGTGCCACCCACCCCCGTATGTCAGGCTAGAAAGTGTCCAAAATCAGCCAAAAACCGGTTGAATCCCAATTTATTTGACTTTCAGCCCGGCTTTATATACAAAAACAGGGTGAAATTAAGTGATTTTAGAGGATAAGTGGAAGTTAACATATTTCAAAAAGGAAGATAACATTTCACTTTTATGGGACGCAAACTCGCTTTTGTCATTCTTTCGGACGATGAACTGAAGGAATTAAAAGAATTGATGAGGGATTTGGCGCTCAAGAAAAAGTTCCGCATGCGCCTGCGTTGCAATGCTCTATTCATGTCCAACCAGTGTAAAACTGTCCGGCAGATTTCACATGAGTTAAACCGTTCAACCAGAACTGTTTACCAGTGGCTCAAGCGCTATCGCCAAAAAGGCATTGCCGGAATCATGCCCCGGGACTATTCCAGAAAGCTGAACAGGGAACAGTTGCATGAATTATTAAAGGAAAGCCTTTGGTATTTGGTCGGCGCGCATACCAAGGAATTCCATAAGCGCTGGACTTTTCGCGAGATGTCCGAATGGGTTTACAAAAGATGGGATATCACCCTCTCCCCCAACCGCATGAGGCAGATAGTCCGTGAGGCATTGGAAAATGCCGATATGCCGAAAGTGGATAAGAACAGGCATGGCTAAAATAATATCAAAAGTAATTATTTTTGCCTCGGAATTCCGGGAACTGCCCCACTGGCTGACGGATAAACTCCGTTCGTGGAAACCCGAGGCACGCGATAATTTTTTTAACCGTATTCTGCCGCTGGTGGGATACAAGCACGCCGGCAAAGGGATTGCCGGCTTGGGCGCGATGTGGCTATGCGGGGAGAAAGTTGCCGCGACATACCTCAGGGAAAACGACCGACTCATCAAAGGCGGATCTGTCCAAATCACTTCACTGGATAATAAAATGGTTTTTAAGAGCCTTATCAGGAATAAGATTGTTGAATACGGCACGAAGATACTGGATAGCACCTATGACCCGGCAATAATCTCCGAAGGCTCTTATAAACTTAATGAAGCGGTAAACCAATATCTCCTGCCGGAATTTGCGCCTTTCAAAACCGACGGGGAGTCACATATTGATTTTATTACGGAAAAACTACCATCCCCCGCCCAACCTGATAATGCCATCCAATCCTTAGGGCTGGATATTCAGGTTAGCAGGATATAACACGTGTCTCGCGGGAGACTCTGCCCAGCGCCCCCGGCGTAAAGTCTGGTCTCTACTTCGTTTCGTTTATCAGATATTAGGAAGCAATTTTCCCTGGTTTACTTAAGTTAATCAACGATGCAGAATAAATTTTATTTAGCCTTTAACGCTCGCCTTTACCGCGCCCCGGTAATAACCAGCCGGAAGGCTCATTCTTAATTCCACGCATAAAAAACCCGGCTTTACCTTTCGATAAAACCGGGTTTATGGTTTCAGGAGTTAGGGTTATATTTTGCTTCTAAGAGCAAGCACCTTTTTCCACGCCCGTTTTCTCAGGGATTTAAAGAGCACCTCAAACAGCCCAATCAGCATGAGCAACACAATCAGCTTCTCGATAAGGCTGCTCTGGAGCATAAATCCGGCAAACCAGATAAAGGGAGACAGGAACACCCTGGTAACGCCCTTTAAAGTGCTGTTGCCGGCAATCACCGAGGCGACTGACGGGCTATAAAAATAATAAGCATTGACGAACGCCCTGCCTAGGGAATTAGTCTTAAGGTAGTTATCACGGAAGCTCCTTAAGGTGACGAGTTCCTTTGACATCGGCGTTCCATAAGCGGCTGTGGCGATGAAGCATCTTAAGTCGTTATCACTGTCATCTTCATCCAGCCAATCAAGTCCTAGCCCCGGAGCAGAACTTCCGGAAGCGGCTGTCCCGGCGGCGCCAAAGACGCTGAAGCCCGGTGTATCCGCCACGATAATATTGGCATCCGGCACGACTACCTGACTTAAAAGGAGTTCCCATTTTGCGTCTGTTGCGTCGTAACGGTATAGCTTAAGGGTTTCTTCCTCAATAGTAGTGCCATCAACCGTCCCGTCATTATTAGTATCAGCATAATAATAAATAATTTGGGCAGGCTTTAAGAGCGTATAACCGCCGCTTAAGGTTATTTCATGGTATGTGGAAAGGAAAGTTAAACCACCGGCAGAAGGAGCAGCGGCCGGCACCCCAACAGTCACTATAACATCAGTCAGAACCCCGCCATAGGGAATCGTTAAAGTAACTAGTTTATTCCGATTAAGTTTAGCAGTTAAAGACGAACTTATTGGGTTAGTCTGGTAATTGGTGGTTTCTTCTGTTTCCGGCGTTGTCGCTTCAATATAGATGAACACCCTCTTATTTGTCTGCGAGGCATTCCAATCGTCATAGGTAACCACCCCATCGTAATTGGCAAGTGCGACGATTTCGTACCAATGCGCGGCCGTAAGCTGGGTAGCATCTAATTTGGTAATGAAGCCTTCTGCGCCGGCATCCGCCGTGGCAAACGAGGTTATGGCAAGAGCGGTTGTCACCCATTCCGCATTGTTAGGGGCGGTAAGAGCCGGGAGTCCGGTATCCGGCAGCACAATGGCGCCGAGATCACGGTATTTTAGATGTAATGTCGTCGTCAAGGATGTAGGTACGCTGGTTACCTTGACGGTAATATTGCCTTTAACAGTTCTTCTTAAGCCATCCTTATTGCTTCCCGGCACGCCCGGCTGGATAATCGCGACTTTAGGCGTGGGAGAGGCCGTCACGTTTATGGTAACCGTGTCTTCGCCGACCAATCCGGAAACGTCTTCCGTGACGCGGAAGGTTGCGGTATACGAACCTGCGGTTAAATATGTAAATGAGGTGGTCGTTACGACAGGAGAACCGAAATCAAACACGCCATCGCCTTCAAAATCCCATTCGTATTTGGAAATCGTGCCACTCTCGGCAACGGCGCCGGTTCCGCCAAAACTGACCCCTTCCCCAACTTTGATATTCTGGGTG
This sequence is a window from Planctomycetota bacterium. Protein-coding genes within it:
- a CDS encoding helix-turn-helix domain-containing protein, with the translated sequence MGRKLAFVILSDDELKELKELMRDLALKKKFRMRLRCNALFMSNQCKTVRQISHELNRSTRTVYQWLKRYRQKGIAGIMPRDYSRKLNREQLHELLKESLWYLVGAHTKEFHKRWTFREMSEWVYKRWDITLSPNRMRQIVREALENADMPKVDKNRHG